In a genomic window of uncultured Flavobacterium sp.:
- the bcp gene encoding thioredoxin-dependent thiol peroxidase codes for MTTLKAGDKAPNFSGIDQEGKTHKLADYAGKKLVVFFYPKASTPGCTAEACDLRDNFERFKANNYELLGVSADSQKAQEKFKDKYELPFPLLADEDKSVINAFGVWGPKKFMGKEYDGIHRTTFVINENGIIDEVIEKVKTKEHAAQILK; via the coding sequence ATGACAACACTAAAAGCAGGTGATAAAGCACCAAATTTTTCAGGAATAGACCAAGAAGGCAAAACGCATAAACTAGCAGATTACGCTGGAAAAAAACTAGTAGTTTTCTTTTATCCAAAAGCAAGTACGCCAGGTTGTACAGCAGAAGCCTGTGATTTAAGAGATAATTTTGAGCGTTTCAAAGCTAATAATTATGAACTTCTGGGTGTAAGTGCAGACAGTCAAAAAGCACAAGAAAAATTCAAAGATAAATACGAACTTCCGTTTCCATTATTAGCAGATGAAGACAAATCTGTAATCAATGCATTTGGCGTTTGGGGACCTAAAAAATTCATGGGAAAAGAATACGACGGAATCCACAGAACAACATTCGTAATCAACGAAAACGGAATCATCGATGAGGTTATCGAAAAAGTAAAAACAAAAGAACACGCAGCACAGATCTTGAAATAG
- a CDS encoding sigma-70 family RNA polymerase sigma factor, with translation MADLHIPDALLVKNYVEGNESALGTLIKRHESKIYGFIYSKIADRDISNDIFQDTFIKVIKTLKSNSYNEEGKFLPWVMRISHNLIVDHFRKTKKMPMYRETEEFSIFSIMSDDSLTIEGKMIVDQVEIDLKKLIEELPDDQKEVLVMRMYQDMSFKEISELTDVSINTALGRMRYALMNLRKIIDKHQIILTN, from the coding sequence ATGGCTGATCTGCATATTCCAGACGCTCTATTAGTAAAAAATTATGTCGAAGGCAACGAATCTGCTCTTGGTACATTAATAAAGAGACACGAATCTAAGATATATGGTTTTATATATTCTAAGATCGCTGATAGAGATATTTCAAACGATATTTTTCAAGACACTTTTATTAAGGTAATCAAAACCTTAAAAAGTAATTCCTATAACGAAGAAGGTAAATTTTTGCCTTGGGTAATGCGTATTTCTCACAATCTAATTGTAGATCACTTTCGCAAGACCAAAAAAATGCCAATGTACAGAGAGACAGAAGAGTTTTCGATCTTTTCTATAATGTCTGATGATTCATTGACAATAGAAGGTAAAATGATTGTTGATCAGGTCGAAATTGACTTAAAAAAGTTAATTGAAGAATTACCGGATGATCAAAAAGAAGTATTAGTAATGCGTATGTATCAAGATATGAGCTTCAAGGAAATATCTGAATTAACAGACGTTAGCATTAATACAGCATTAGGAAGAATGCGTTATGCGCTAATGAATTTGAGAAAAATAATCGACAAACATCAAATTATTTTGACCAACTAA
- a CDS encoding tetratricopeptide repeat protein, translated as MKNNLMMLSCLLLINIGAFAQKDQVKEAQSLFDKGNSQDALAILTKTEYLILNASDEDKSDFYFLKGNVLKDLAVKNIDAANNFTLASQSYQDVFLYENESGKFKFTVKANNALKQMKSSLVNGAMADFNAGKFKESAEKSYKVYLFDKKDTLNLYNAAASSVNAKDYDSATKYYEALKKINFSGKALLYLAFNKKTKEEDIFISPKARESAILQGLYEKPRTEAVPSKKLEVNSNLAYCYMERKDYAKAESTYNYVLELDPNYIDAYINMAYLKLQMKKDLADEIATLGTSAAEMQKYDKLNARKDDVARSAIPYLKKVLSIEPKNADATKTLLGVYRSLDMTNEYNTLKSSM; from the coding sequence ATGAAAAATAACCTAATGATGTTATCATGTCTACTATTGATAAACATTGGAGCATTTGCTCAAAAAGACCAAGTAAAAGAAGCGCAATCTTTATTTGATAAAGGAAACAGCCAGGACGCTTTAGCAATTTTAACCAAAACAGAATACCTTATTCTGAATGCATCTGACGAAGATAAATCTGATTTTTACTTTCTAAAAGGAAATGTATTAAAAGATTTAGCCGTAAAAAACATAGATGCAGCAAACAATTTCACACTCGCATCGCAATCTTATCAGGACGTATTTTTGTATGAAAATGAATCAGGTAAATTCAAATTTACTGTGAAAGCTAATAACGCGCTAAAACAAATGAAATCAAGTCTGGTAAATGGCGCCATGGCTGATTTTAATGCAGGTAAATTCAAAGAAAGTGCAGAGAAAAGTTACAAAGTTTATTTGTTTGATAAAAAAGACACATTAAATCTGTATAACGCCGCTGCATCATCTGTAAATGCTAAGGATTACGACTCAGCAACTAAATATTATGAAGCCTTAAAAAAGATTAATTTCTCAGGAAAAGCACTTTTATATCTAGCTTTTAATAAGAAAACAAAAGAAGAAGATATTTTTATTTCGCCAAAAGCAAGAGAATCAGCTATTTTACAAGGATTGTACGAGAAACCAAGAACAGAAGCAGTTCCTTCTAAGAAACTTGAGGTTAATAGCAATCTGGCATATTGCTATATGGAAAGGAAAGATTACGCAAAAGCAGAATCAACCTATAACTATGTTTTAGAACTAGATCCAAATTATATTGATGCTTATATCAATATGGCTTATCTGAAATTACAGATGAAAAAAGATTTAGCTGACGAAATTGCAACATTAGGAACTTCGGCTGCCGAAATGCAAAAATACGATAAGTTAAATGCCAGAAAAGACGACGTTGCCCGCAGTGCGATTCCGTATCTTAAAAAAGTGCTTTCAATTGAGCCTAAAAACGCAGATGCAACAAAAACACTATTAGGAGTTTACAGATCTTTGGACATGACAAATGAATACAATACACTGAAAAGTAGTATGTAA
- a CDS encoding TonB-dependent receptor — translation MGTEIKLKGDKVIEQIPSIKDKALRINLNENIYGTFAEIGAGQETVRHFFRSGGSSGTIAKAMSAYDKDFSDAIYGIESDGRYVTEERLKKMLTLEGQIIEERLSREKHPTKLFFSYANTVATIDFAKQFKGHGWVGIRYQIEPDEAYNEIILHIRFKETDARLQQETLGILGVNLIYGAFYKYNDPKRLLRYLYDHLDKDQLEIDTINFSGPRFADVDNRLMSLQLVKNGMTDAVMFNPEGKNILPAAILYKKNLLALRGSFRPVTKVNMDMYEKSLKMFLEENKVEKDNTLVVFEITLSNLRSDGEIDERDFMDRAELLCSLGQTVMISNFQEYYKVVEYFANYTKARMGLAMGVNNLVDIFDEKYYRHLSGGILEAFGKLFYRDMKVFLYPMLDDNGVLMNSTNLKVHPRMKELYKFFKFNGKVVDIADYDPHNLEVFSREVLKMINQGKTGWEHMLPSGIAEIIKEHHLFGYHPQKELEQNT, via the coding sequence ATGGGTACAGAAATAAAACTCAAAGGTGACAAGGTCATCGAACAGATTCCTTCTATAAAAGACAAAGCTTTACGCATAAATTTAAACGAAAATATCTACGGAACATTTGCTGAAATTGGCGCTGGACAAGAAACGGTGAGACATTTTTTCAGATCTGGAGGTTCTTCTGGTACAATTGCAAAAGCGATGTCTGCCTATGACAAAGATTTTAGTGATGCGATTTACGGAATTGAAAGTGACGGCCGTTATGTAACCGAAGAGCGTTTAAAAAAAATGCTGACTCTTGAAGGTCAGATCATCGAAGAGCGTTTAAGCAGAGAAAAACATCCTACTAAACTTTTCTTTAGTTATGCCAATACGGTTGCAACTATAGATTTTGCCAAACAATTTAAAGGTCACGGTTGGGTTGGAATTCGATACCAAATTGAACCTGACGAAGCATATAATGAAATTATTCTGCACATTCGTTTTAAAGAAACTGATGCAAGACTGCAACAGGAAACGCTTGGAATTTTAGGTGTAAACTTAATTTACGGCGCTTTTTACAAATACAACGATCCTAAAAGATTACTTCGTTATTTGTACGATCACTTAGACAAAGACCAATTAGAAATTGATACTATTAACTTCTCAGGACCTCGTTTTGCTGATGTTGATAATCGTTTGATGAGTTTGCAATTGGTTAAAAACGGAATGACTGATGCCGTAATGTTTAATCCTGAAGGAAAAAATATTTTACCGGCTGCCATTTTATACAAAAAGAATCTTCTTGCTTTAAGAGGGAGTTTCCGTCCGGTTACGAAGGTAAATATGGATATGTACGAGAAATCACTTAAAATGTTTCTCGAAGAAAATAAGGTCGAAAAAGACAATACTTTGGTTGTTTTTGAGATTACGCTTTCGAATTTACGTTCTGATGGTGAAATTGATGAACGCGATTTTATGGACAGAGCCGAATTGCTTTGTTCGTTAGGTCAAACGGTTATGATCTCGAATTTCCAGGAATATTATAAAGTTGTTGAATATTTTGCTAATTATACCAAAGCCAGAATGGGATTAGCAATGGGTGTAAACAATTTAGTTGATATTTTTGATGAGAAATATTATCGTCACTTAAGTGGTGGAATTTTGGAAGCTTTTGGAAAATTATTCTACAGAGATATGAAAGTTTTCTTATATCCGATGTTAGATGATAACGGAGTTCTTATGAATTCAACTAACTTAAAAGTTCATCCAAGAATGAAAGAGTTATACAAATTCTTTAAATTCAACGGAAAAGTAGTTGATATTGCTGATTACGATCCGCATAATCTTGAGGTTTTCTCTCGCGAGGTTTTGAAAATGATCAATCAGGGAAAAACTGGTTGGGAACATATGCTTCCTTCTGGTATTGCCGAAATTATAAAAGAACATCACCTTTTTGGATATCATCCGCAGAAGGAATTAGAACAAAATACTTAG
- the nth gene encoding endonuclease III, producing the protein MNKEARVTFVINTLKELYPTIPVPLDHKDPYTLLIAVLLSAQCTDVRVNQITPLLFAKADNPYDMIKMSVEEIKEIIRPCGLSPMKSKGIHGLSHILIDKHNGEVPQSFEALEELPAVGHKTASVVMSQAFGVPAFPVDTHIHRLMYRWNLSNGKNVTQTEKDAKRLFPRELWNDLHLQIIWYGREYSPARGWSLDKDIITKTIGKKSIIEEATKK; encoded by the coding sequence ATGAATAAAGAAGCTCGCGTAACATTTGTTATAAATACGTTAAAAGAACTCTACCCAACTATACCCGTTCCACTTGACCATAAAGATCCTTATACGCTGTTGATTGCGGTTTTACTTTCGGCGCAATGTACTGATGTTCGTGTGAATCAGATTACGCCTTTACTTTTTGCAAAGGCTGATAATCCGTATGATATGATTAAAATGTCTGTGGAAGAAATTAAAGAAATTATTCGTCCTTGTGGTTTATCGCCTATGAAATCGAAGGGAATTCATGGTTTGTCGCATATTTTGATTGATAAACATAATGGTGAAGTTCCGCAGAGTTTTGAGGCTCTTGAAGAATTACCGGCTGTTGGACATAAAACGGCAAGTGTGGTGATGTCTCAGGCTTTTGGCGTTCCTGCTTTTCCGGTTGATACGCATATTCACAGATTGATGTACAGATGGAATTTGTCGAATGGTAAGAATGTCACGCAAACTGAAAAAGATGCTAAAAGACTATTTCCAAGGGAATTGTGGAACGATTTGCATCTTCAGATTATTTGGTACGGACGTGAATATTCGCCTGCAAGAGGGTGGAGTCTGGACAAGGATATTATCACTAAAACTATTGGGAAGAAATCTATAATTGAAGAAGCTACTAAAAAATAA
- a CDS encoding glycoside hydrolase family 16 protein, whose protein sequence is MQKVIVLLLITSLGFAQEVKRKLVWEENFNKKEVNESDWNFEIGDGCPNLCGFGNNERQIYTKTNHEFKDGNLVIEARKEGDKYTSTKITTKGKKEFLYGRIEARAKLPIGHGLWPAFWMLGANIDAVKWPKAGEIDILEYIGRDPHMVYTTLHTQDSHGNTINTKRTPFPAIEEGYHVYAIEWTKDKIDFFVDKTLVYTFNPQVKNEDTWPFDKPFYIILNLAIGGNFGGPEVDDKVLPQKYYIDYVRVYQ, encoded by the coding sequence ATGCAAAAAGTAATTGTATTATTATTGATTACCAGTCTTGGTTTTGCACAGGAAGTAAAACGGAAACTAGTCTGGGAAGAAAATTTTAATAAAAAGGAAGTAAACGAATCAGATTGGAATTTTGAAATCGGAGATGGTTGTCCCAATCTTTGTGGTTTCGGAAACAATGAAAGACAGATTTACACCAAAACAAATCACGAATTTAAAGATGGAAATTTAGTTATCGAAGCCAGAAAAGAAGGCGATAAATACACATCAACAAAAATAACCACAAAAGGAAAAAAAGAATTTCTATATGGCCGAATAGAAGCCAGAGCAAAATTGCCAATAGGTCACGGTTTATGGCCAGCATTCTGGATGTTAGGCGCTAATATTGATGCCGTAAAATGGCCAAAAGCCGGAGAAATAGACATTCTGGAATACATTGGACGAGATCCGCACATGGTTTATACAACCTTGCACACACAAGATAGCCACGGAAACACAATTAATACAAAAAGAACCCCTTTTCCTGCCATAGAAGAAGGATATCATGTATATGCGATAGAGTGGACAAAAGACAAAATTGATTTTTTTGTAGACAAAACTTTAGTTTATACCTTCAATCCACAAGTTAAAAACGAAGACACCTGGCCATTCGATAAACCATTCTATATTATCCTAAATTTGGCCATAGGGGGAAATTTTGGAGGTCCTGAAGTAGATGATAAAGTACTTCCACAGAAATATTATATCGATTATGTACGTGTTTATCAATAA
- a CDS encoding MBL fold metallo-hydrolase, with amino-acid sequence MKVYFLGTGTSQGIPIIGVDHPVCKSTDAKDKRLRVAIWITWNEHSYVIDCGPDFRQQMLSCGCRHLDAILFTHEHADHTAGLDDIRPFNFRQGEIPVYAHQRVIDNLKRRFDYVFETVNKYPGAPSVKTIEVVNNEPFAVGDKMAIPINVMHGDLQVFGYRIDDFAYLTDVKTIAEDEVKKLKGLKVLVVNALRVEPHDTHFNLQEALDFINLVQPEIAYLTHISHVLGFHEEVQKQLPKNVFLAYDNLEITI; translated from the coding sequence TTGAAGGTATATTTTTTAGGTACTGGTACATCACAAGGTATTCCGATTATCGGAGTCGATCATCCCGTTTGTAAAAGCACTGATGCTAAGGATAAAAGGCTCAGAGTAGCCATCTGGATTACATGGAACGAACATTCATACGTGATCGATTGCGGTCCTGATTTCAGGCAGCAAATGCTCTCGTGCGGATGCCGACATCTCGATGCAATATTATTTACGCACGAACACGCAGACCATACTGCAGGTTTAGACGATATTCGTCCGTTTAATTTTCGTCAGGGCGAAATTCCCGTTTATGCACATCAAAGAGTAATTGATAATTTGAAACGTCGTTTTGATTATGTTTTCGAAACCGTAAACAAATATCCGGGCGCTCCAAGTGTCAAAACCATCGAAGTAGTCAACAACGAACCATTTGCTGTTGGTGATAAAATGGCAATTCCTATAAATGTAATGCACGGAGATTTACAGGTTTTTGGATATCGCATCGACGATTTTGCTTATTTAACAGATGTTAAAACCATTGCAGAAGACGAAGTTAAGAAATTAAAAGGTCTTAAGGTTTTGGTTGTAAATGCTTTAAGAGTAGAACCGCACGATACACATTTTAATTTGCAGGAAGCACTTGATTTTATAAATTTGGTGCAGCCGGAAATTGCTTATTTAACACATATCAGTCACGTTTTAGGTTTTCATGAAGAAGTACAAAAACAACTTCCTAAAAACGTTTTCCTTGCTTACGACAATTTAGAAATTACAATTTAA